The following are from one region of the Rosistilla carotiformis genome:
- the cysC gene encoding adenylyl-sulfate kinase, giving the protein MNEPSSNQRPEVVWHEQSVSRADRERQLAQRGCVIWFTGLSGCGKSTIANALDHKLSQLGAVTSLLDGDNIRHHLCAGPDRLASEHGETFANRFGLGFGAIDREENIRRIGAVAELFASTGIITLTAFVSPYARDRQRVRQLIESVGRPGDFVEVFVDTPLETCEQRDPKGLYKKARAGEIQNFTGISDPYEAPAAPEIHLQTADKSPEALAIEIVQYLKDQGLLIREGGEA; this is encoded by the coding sequence ATGAATGAACCGTCATCCAATCAACGTCCCGAAGTGGTCTGGCACGAACAAAGTGTCAGCCGCGCCGATCGCGAGCGTCAACTGGCACAGCGAGGTTGTGTGATCTGGTTTACGGGGTTGAGTGGTTGCGGCAAAAGCACGATCGCCAACGCCTTGGATCACAAATTAAGCCAGTTGGGGGCCGTTACTAGCCTGCTGGATGGCGATAACATCCGCCATCACCTGTGTGCCGGCCCCGATCGCCTGGCGAGCGAACATGGCGAAACGTTTGCAAACCGTTTTGGGTTGGGATTTGGTGCCATCGATCGCGAGGAAAACATCCGCCGGATCGGAGCGGTCGCCGAGCTGTTCGCATCGACGGGCATCATCACGTTGACCGCGTTTGTCAGTCCCTACGCACGGGATCGGCAAAGGGTTCGCCAGTTGATCGAATCGGTGGGGCGGCCTGGCGACTTCGTGGAGGTGTTTGTCGATACGCCGCTGGAAACGTGTGAGCAACGCGATCCCAAGGGGCTTTATAAGAAGGCCCGCGCCGGCGAGATTCAGAACTTCACCGGGATCAGCGATCCCTATGAAGCGCCTGCAGCCCCCGAGATTCATTTGCAAACCGCGGACAAATCCCCCGAGGCGTTAGCGATCGAGATCGTGCAGTATTTGAAAGACCAAGGTCTGTTGATCCGGGAAGGAGGCGAGGCGTGA
- a CDS encoding sigma 54-interacting transcriptional regulator, producing the protein MVAYLKVRSGPDTGRRFRLDPLHTLHVGRDANCEIMLTDPVSSRYHAVLFHEDSHWQVRDTNSRNGLLVNGQKTDHATLQDSNTILVGTSELQFFDGHGDSADSNNREQTIVLDRPISGGLSSSNFGPLDPLRKIADVGYLVDLYQLSLQLIGSGDPDSVIQIATELLKDRTQADVIGFMWLGEDGKLQPEYVFPSDAAEKIKLSSELTRRVTNGGEAFWFKEESTSPGQKTQWTDAICVPLQHGEEVAGVLHLYRNDHRFNERHFELALNSGQLLGVALSRARRTAALQVERDRLFTRNAETNNLIGESPPMMRLKSKIERVGKANGCVLIRGESGAGKELVARDVHQHSGRRERPLLSVNCAAIPRDLIESQLFGHKKGSFTGADRDHIGWFQQAHTGTLFLDEIGELTLEGQAKLLRIMEGHPFLPVGGVDEIRVDVRIIAATNRDLAEFVREKRFREDLYYRLSVFELHVPPLRDRGQDIELLMNHFLEHFSRQHARPSIQFSEAAKKRMLSYAWPGNVRQLRNVIDSAIVMFDGNTIEADDLGLRDAGVEVTDTLRLDVWEEKLIREALDRCNGSIPEAAKRLGISRATAYRKIADFDIEK; encoded by the coding sequence ATGGTGGCGTATCTCAAAGTTCGTTCTGGTCCCGATACCGGACGCCGATTCCGCTTGGATCCGCTGCATACATTGCACGTCGGACGCGATGCCAATTGCGAAATCATGTTAACCGATCCGGTCAGTTCGCGGTATCACGCGGTGCTGTTTCACGAAGATTCGCACTGGCAGGTCCGCGACACCAACAGCCGCAACGGGTTGTTGGTGAATGGACAAAAGACCGACCACGCCACACTGCAAGACAGCAACACGATCCTGGTGGGAACATCGGAGCTGCAATTTTTTGATGGCCACGGCGATTCAGCCGATTCCAACAACCGCGAACAAACGATCGTTCTGGACCGTCCCATTTCCGGTGGCCTGTCGTCCAGCAACTTTGGCCCATTGGATCCGTTGCGTAAAATCGCCGACGTGGGCTACTTGGTCGATCTGTACCAATTGAGCCTGCAATTGATCGGCAGCGGCGATCCCGATTCGGTGATTCAAATCGCTACCGAACTTTTGAAAGACCGTACCCAAGCCGACGTGATCGGATTCATGTGGCTGGGGGAAGATGGCAAACTGCAACCCGAATATGTCTTCCCATCCGACGCCGCCGAAAAGATCAAACTCAGCAGCGAACTGACCCGCCGGGTCACCAACGGTGGCGAGGCGTTTTGGTTTAAAGAGGAATCGACCTCGCCGGGGCAGAAGACCCAATGGACCGATGCGATCTGCGTTCCGTTGCAACACGGTGAAGAAGTTGCCGGCGTGCTGCATCTGTATCGCAACGACCATCGCTTCAACGAACGGCATTTTGAACTAGCGTTGAATTCCGGACAACTGCTGGGCGTCGCGCTGTCCCGCGCCCGTCGGACGGCGGCATTGCAAGTCGAACGCGACCGGCTGTTCACGCGGAATGCGGAAACGAATAACTTGATCGGCGAAAGTCCGCCGATGATGCGTTTGAAATCGAAGATCGAACGTGTCGGCAAAGCCAACGGTTGCGTGCTGATCCGTGGCGAGAGTGGCGCGGGCAAGGAACTGGTCGCCCGCGATGTCCACCAACACAGCGGACGCCGCGAGCGGCCGCTGTTAAGCGTAAACTGCGCCGCGATCCCGCGAGACCTGATCGAAAGCCAATTGTTTGGCCACAAAAAGGGTTCGTTCACGGGAGCCGATCGCGATCACATCGGCTGGTTTCAACAGGCCCACACCGGCACGTTGTTCCTGGATGAAATCGGCGAACTGACACTCGAAGGCCAAGCCAAACTGCTGCGGATCATGGAAGGTCATCCGTTCCTTCCCGTCGGCGGTGTCGATGAGATCCGCGTCGACGTGCGGATCATCGCGGCGACCAATCGCGACCTTGCCGAGTTTGTCCGCGAGAAACGCTTTCGCGAAGATCTCTATTATCGCTTGAGTGTCTTTGAGCTGCACGTGCCGCCGCTTCGCGACCGGGGACAAGACATCGAATTGTTAATGAACCACTTCCTGGAGCATTTCTCCCGCCAGCACGCGCGGCCATCGATCCAGTTTTCCGAAGCGGCCAAAAAACGGATGCTTTCTTACGCGTGGCCTGGAAACGTGCGACAGTTGCGAAACGTGATCGATAGCGCGATCGTGATGTTCGATGGCAATACGATCGAAGCTGATGACCTCGGTCTCCGCGACGCGGGAGTCGAAGTGACCGATACGCTGCGGTTGGATGTCTGGGAAGAAAAACTGATCCGCGAGGCGTTGGACCGCTGCAACGGCAGCATCCCCGAAGCGGCAAAGCGGCTTGGTATCAGCCGCGCGACAGCCTATCGAAAGATCGCCGACTTCGATATCGAGAAATAG
- a CDS encoding DUF4332 domain-containing protein, whose product MSQILTILRAAHCRSTHHYFALDALRCINTERGGRLADILLKHYDQYLKGAKDPDAKFRDFQNHVLHVGDGGWGGATRACEKWLKTAVNHLNSEEWEYAAYDLGVLSHYFTDPIMPLHTGSSDPEGVVHRPLEWSVCQSYESLYERWKSGKVRVQFQLPEGNNWITQAVTAGAERSHVHYHRIIEIYDLERGVKSPPEGLNAESREILSEMFGIAITGWARILERVAEQATCKLPNAGLTAATLVAAIDMPVAWIIKKIASVQEKAAVAAIFEEFQTTGTVRVHLPPEVRSVRTEMAMTVNRNTPINPPTTAPQPVPVVSSTAATAAWAPAAIQSPAPAMVATTQTTQAPSIATPSAGEPSAPAWLPAASSLHEPVAQEPAVTMEPAAAAAAQPAVASVPFAVSRVADSWSTQRQPSVSEQSDLVDAPSIGPKTAERFTKIGIHTIGQFLAVQPEVLAVKLETRWINGDLLADWQAQARLVCGVASLCGYKSQLLVAVDCRSVDQLAAEDAAALTARISDYCDTKAGERILRSSPRPEMEDVGEWIEDASRGEIRQAA is encoded by the coding sequence ATGTCGCAGATTCTGACGATCTTGCGCGCTGCCCACTGTCGTAGCACGCATCACTATTTCGCATTGGACGCATTGCGTTGCATCAACACTGAACGTGGCGGACGCTTGGCAGACATCCTGTTGAAGCACTACGACCAATATCTGAAAGGTGCCAAGGATCCCGATGCCAAGTTCCGCGACTTCCAGAACCACGTGCTGCACGTCGGCGATGGTGGTTGGGGCGGAGCGACGCGGGCCTGCGAAAAATGGCTCAAGACAGCGGTCAATCATTTGAATAGTGAAGAGTGGGAATACGCTGCCTACGATCTCGGGGTGCTTAGCCACTATTTCACCGATCCGATCATGCCTTTGCACACCGGTTCCAGCGACCCCGAAGGAGTTGTCCATCGACCGTTGGAATGGAGTGTTTGTCAGTCCTATGAATCGCTCTATGAACGCTGGAAGAGCGGCAAGGTTCGGGTGCAGTTCCAATTGCCCGAGGGGAACAATTGGATTACGCAAGCGGTCACGGCGGGCGCCGAACGCTCGCACGTGCATTATCATCGAATCATCGAAATCTACGATCTGGAACGAGGCGTCAAAAGCCCTCCCGAGGGACTCAATGCGGAGTCGCGGGAGATTTTGTCCGAGATGTTTGGGATCGCGATCACCGGCTGGGCGCGGATCTTGGAACGCGTCGCCGAACAAGCGACGTGCAAGCTTCCCAACGCGGGCCTAACCGCGGCAACGCTTGTCGCCGCGATCGATATGCCCGTCGCTTGGATCATCAAGAAGATCGCATCGGTGCAAGAGAAAGCAGCCGTGGCGGCGATCTTCGAAGAATTTCAAACCACGGGAACCGTGCGCGTCCATCTGCCACCGGAGGTCCGTAGCGTGCGGACCGAGATGGCGATGACGGTCAATCGGAACACCCCGATCAATCCGCCGACGACCGCGCCGCAGCCCGTGCCGGTGGTGAGCAGCACCGCGGCGACGGCAGCTTGGGCACCGGCGGCAATCCAATCGCCGGCACCTGCGATGGTTGCGACAACCCAAACCACGCAAGCCCCGTCGATCGCAACGCCATCGGCCGGCGAACCGTCGGCACCTGCCTGGTTGCCAGCGGCGTCGAGTCTCCACGAACCGGTTGCACAAGAACCGGCCGTGACGATGGAACCGGCTGCCGCGGCGGCGGCGCAACCGGCTGTCGCATCGGTTCCGTTTGCGGTCAGCCGTGTCGCCGATTCGTGGTCGACGCAAAGGCAGCCAAGCGTGTCGGAGCAAAGCGATTTGGTCGATGCCCCATCGATCGGGCCGAAGACGGCCGAGCGGTTTACCAAGATTGGCATCCATACCATCGGTCAGTTCTTGGCGGTGCAACCGGAAGTGTTGGCGGTGAAGTTGGAAACGCGTTGGATCAACGGCGACCTGTTGGCCGACTGGCAGGCCCAAGCCCGTTTGGTATGCGGCGTCGCCTCGCTGTGCGGTTACAAATCGCAGCTGTTGGTGGCTGTCGATTGCCGATCGGTCGACCAGTTAGCAGCGGAAGACGCCGCGGCGCTGACGGCAAGGATCTCGGACTACTGCGATACCAAGGCGGGAGAGCGGATTTTGCGCAGCAGTCCGCGTCCCGAGATGGAAGACGTTGGCGAATGGATCGAAGACGCAAGTCGCGGCGAGATTCGACAGGCGGCTTAG
- a CDS encoding DUF4332 domain-containing protein, producing the protein MRNFIAQWFRKPQSNPSPGTIVDSPTGRPQAQPQTARQRRMEASLASLRLLPTGVLRQLESSGHRRVQDLLRLNLSQWATEQRLTASQQSQLRTVRRAIRMAFALRAMHPREAYLLIAIHRRSPEDVASDSPRHLFRDLERFALSSRGRALTRRIEIPSLERVSAWIAAAQDHQFSRLATSHTSSASDTAGVSPAPSGH; encoded by the coding sequence ATGCGCAACTTCATCGCCCAATGGTTTCGAAAGCCGCAATCCAACCCATCGCCCGGGACGATTGTCGATTCGCCGACAGGTCGGCCGCAGGCTCAGCCGCAAACGGCGCGGCAGCGGCGTATGGAAGCGTCGTTGGCTTCGCTGCGTTTATTGCCCACAGGAGTGCTGCGGCAATTGGAATCCAGTGGTCATCGCCGAGTGCAGGATCTGTTGCGATTGAATCTGTCGCAATGGGCGACGGAGCAGCGTCTGACGGCATCGCAGCAGAGTCAACTGCGGACGGTACGACGGGCGATTCGGATGGCCTTCGCGCTGCGGGCAATGCACCCTCGCGAGGCCTACCTGTTGATCGCGATTCATCGTCGCAGCCCCGAAGACGTCGCATCCGATTCGCCACGGCATCTGTTTCGCGACCTGGAACGGTTTGCGTTGTCCAGTCGTGGTAGGGCGTTGACCCGTCGGATCGAGATCCCGTCGCTGGAACGCGTTTCGGCCTGGATCGCGGCAGCACAGGATCATCAGTTCTCGCGGCTTGCAACGTCCCACACCTCGAGTGCCAGCGACACCGCGGGGGTATCGCCGGCTCCGTCAGGTCACTAA
- a CDS encoding thioredoxin family protein yields the protein MKIDRSRPWLALPVAFAMILSLCGCNSKPQLGNLMDAFGQPKTEASAEVWDEHTVGLPFLYGYDEGLAKAQAEGRPAMIFLTTTWCKWCKRMSATCLQDPEIRGLLEQNFVLVLVDGDQESAVKRKLKNTGYPHIVFISPDEQILASQNGYAEPDAFKQVIAQALAAQ from the coding sequence ATGAAAATCGATCGATCACGTCCCTGGCTCGCGCTTCCGGTGGCATTTGCGATGATCCTCAGTCTGTGCGGCTGCAATTCAAAACCACAGTTGGGGAACCTGATGGATGCCTTTGGGCAACCGAAGACAGAAGCCAGTGCCGAGGTGTGGGATGAACATACCGTCGGTTTGCCATTCCTGTATGGCTACGACGAAGGTCTTGCCAAGGCGCAGGCCGAGGGGCGGCCGGCGATGATCTTCTTGACGACCACGTGGTGTAAGTGGTGCAAACGGATGTCGGCGACCTGTTTGCAAGATCCCGAGATCCGCGGCCTTCTGGAACAGAATTTTGTCTTGGTGCTTGTCGATGGCGATCAAGAATCGGCCGTCAAACGCAAGCTGAAGAATACCGGCTATCCGCACATCGTCTTCATCTCGCCCGACGAACAGATCCTTGCTTCGCAGAACGGATATGCCGAACCGGATGCTTTCAAGCAGGTGATCGCCCAGGCGCTCGCCGCGCAGTAG
- a CDS encoding tetratricopeptide repeat protein: protein MLRQHLFIGSCILIWAGVAAAQNPSTAALLKTAYTISKNASTEADYTRIIDQIQQSALAAADQEVRAYGNQLLAWALNRRGELRWDQIQVPDDAMAVAAIEDFRNSLKLDPNRWRAKQNMAFVYATRGQMKEAEALFNDVIQTKPDHANAYFNRAELRYEMGNLSSSIADYDRAITLQPGEADFYTGRGHARFQAGQVQAAIEDYHRAFQLDSDNAIRAIDLADALQNGGQWRQAAENYRNALQLDQQNLRTRLNLAWLLATCPDGSLRDGQQALEITDGLRDIPASEEFRYIDTHAAALAETGQFEKAVRIAQTGERLVPTSERSGFEARLEGYKTNQRYRQVPVR from the coding sequence ATGCTCAGGCAGCACCTGTTTATCGGATCCTGCATTTTGATCTGGGCTGGCGTCGCTGCGGCTCAGAACCCTTCGACGGCGGCGTTGCTGAAAACAGCCTACACGATCTCGAAGAACGCTTCGACCGAAGCTGATTACACGCGGATCATCGATCAGATTCAACAGTCCGCTTTAGCGGCGGCCGATCAAGAGGTGCGTGCTTACGGGAACCAATTGTTGGCTTGGGCCCTGAACCGTCGCGGCGAACTTCGCTGGGACCAAATCCAGGTCCCCGACGATGCGATGGCCGTGGCGGCTATTGAAGATTTTCGGAATTCGTTGAAGCTGGATCCCAACCGCTGGCGTGCCAAGCAGAATATGGCGTTTGTGTACGCCACGCGCGGTCAGATGAAAGAAGCCGAGGCGCTGTTCAACGATGTGATTCAAACCAAACCCGATCACGCCAACGCGTATTTCAATCGAGCCGAGTTGCGCTATGAGATGGGGAATCTGTCGTCGTCGATCGCCGACTACGATCGTGCGATCACGCTGCAGCCGGGTGAAGCGGATTTTTACACAGGTCGCGGCCATGCGCGGTTCCAGGCGGGCCAGGTCCAAGCGGCGATTGAAGATTATCATCGCGCGTTTCAGTTGGATTCGGACAACGCGATCCGCGCGATCGACCTTGCCGATGCCTTGCAGAACGGTGGGCAATGGCGGCAGGCCGCTGAAAACTATCGAAACGCGTTGCAGTTGGACCAACAGAATCTGCGGACCCGGCTGAACCTTGCCTGGTTGTTGGCGACCTGTCCCGACGGCAGTCTCCGCGATGGGCAGCAAGCGTTGGAGATCACCGACGGGCTGCGTGATATTCCCGCGTCCGAAGAATTCCGCTATATCGATACACACGCGGCCGCCTTGGCGGAAACGGGGCAGTTTGAAAAAGCGGTTCGCATTGCCCAGACGGGGGAAAGGCTCGTCCCCACGTCCGAACGCAGCGGATTTGAAGCTCGGCTGGAAGGTTACAAAACGAATCAACGATACCGCCAGGTGCCGGTCCGGTAG